Proteins from a genomic interval of Streptomyces sp. TLI_235:
- a CDS encoding alkylhydroperoxidase family enzyme, whose product MALRVPKAELPDELSKNMIKQLGAVPEPVEVVWHNPGVATANLEFSGRLARWDAADASLKSLAHMAVAAQVGCSWCLDVGYFQAQNQDLDLAKASQVPRWRESAVFTPLERDVLEYAEAMTNTPPAVTDDLYAGLLDRLGAAAMVELTAYIAFVNMATRNNTTNGVVSQGFSDACEVPLAERPARPGPATAA is encoded by the coding sequence ATGGCGCTCCGTGTGCCGAAGGCTGAGCTGCCCGACGAGCTCAGCAAGAACATGATCAAGCAGCTCGGTGCCGTGCCCGAGCCCGTCGAGGTGGTGTGGCACAACCCCGGGGTCGCCACCGCCAACCTGGAGTTCTCCGGCAGGCTGGCCCGGTGGGACGCCGCCGACGCGAGCCTCAAGTCCCTCGCCCACATGGCCGTCGCGGCCCAGGTCGGCTGCAGCTGGTGCCTCGACGTCGGCTACTTCCAGGCGCAGAACCAGGATCTCGACCTGGCCAAGGCCAGCCAGGTGCCGCGCTGGCGGGAGTCGGCGGTGTTCACCCCGCTGGAGCGGGACGTCCTCGAGTACGCCGAGGCCATGACGAATACCCCGCCGGCCGTCACCGACGACCTGTACGCGGGGCTGCTCGACCGCCTCGGCGCGGCGGCGATGGTGGAACTCACCGCCTACATCGCCTTCGTCAACATGGCGACCAGGAACAACACCACGAACGGCGTCGTCTCGCAGGGCTTCTCCGACGCCTGCGAGGTTCCGCTCGCCGAGCGGCCCGCACGGCCCGGCCCCGCGACGGCGGCATGA
- a CDS encoding RNA polymerase sigma factor (sigma-70 family), translating into MTEDPFVAHRNLLLTVAYEMLASAADTEDVLQESWLRWAGVDRRQVHDPRAYLVRIVTRQALNRLRTLPRSREDYIGEWLPEPLLTSPDVAEDVELAESVSMAVLTVLETLGPTERAVFVLREVFDLPYGEIAAAVGKSAAAVRQIAKRAR; encoded by the coding sequence ATGACCGAGGACCCGTTCGTCGCCCACCGCAACCTGCTGCTCACCGTCGCCTACGAGATGCTCGCGTCGGCGGCCGACACGGAGGACGTGCTCCAGGAGTCCTGGCTGCGGTGGGCCGGCGTCGACCGGCGCCAGGTGCACGACCCGAGGGCCTACCTCGTCCGGATCGTCACCCGGCAGGCTCTCAACCGACTGCGGACGCTGCCGCGCAGCCGCGAGGACTACATCGGCGAATGGCTGCCGGAGCCCCTGCTGACCAGCCCCGACGTGGCCGAGGACGTCGAACTCGCGGAGAGCGTCTCGATGGCGGTGCTCACCGTGCTGGAGACGCTCGGCCCGACGGAGCGGGCGGTGTTCGTGCTCCGCGAGGTCTTCGACCTGCCGTACGGCGAGATCGCCGCGGCCGTCGGGAAGTCGGCGGCCGCGGTGCGGCAGATCGCGAAGCGGGCCCGCTAG